The following proteins are encoded in a genomic region of Toxotes jaculatrix isolate fToxJac2 chromosome 3, fToxJac2.pri, whole genome shotgun sequence:
- the sys1 gene encoding protein SYS1 homolog gives MGSHFRSYIWDPVLIVCQIVLMQCIYYGFLGLWLAGVDSLVQTSRSLNQIFSYEALGFATMQGRLSMMAFILNSLTCALGLWFFIRRGKQCLDFTVTVHFFHMIACWIYNAHLPAALSWWLVNVACMALMAVIGEYLCMRTELRAIPVNTGPKSNL, from the exons ATGGGCAGTCACTTCCGTAGCTACATCTGGGACCCGGTCCTCATTGTGTGTCAGATTGTGTTGATGCAGTGCATCTACTACGGCTTCTTGGGCCTGTGGCTGGCTGGAGTGGACAGTCTGGTTCAAACTAGTCGGTCACTGAACCAGATCTTCAGCTACGAA GCCCTTGGCTTTGCAACAATGCAAGGGAGGCTCTCAATGATGGCATTCATCTTGAACTCTCTCACCTG TGCCCTTGGTCTGTGGTTCTTCATCCGTCGAGGGAAACAGTGCCTGGACTTCACGGTCACTGTGCACTTCTTCCACATGATTGCCTGCTGGATCTATAACGCTCATCTCCCAGCTGCCCTGTCCTGGTGGCTTGTCAATGTAGCCTGCATGGCCTTGATGGCTGTTATTGGAGAGTACTTGTGCATGCGGACTGAGCTCAGGGCCATTCCAGTCAATACTGGACCTAAGTCTAACCTGTAA
- the LOC121179254 gene encoding peroxisomal succinyl-coenzyme A thioesterase-like: MLRSHMSVTTIQQLMELKIIPCLSLHRKLACLPHALGAVRWWSSYRPAPVLTATPVRALIDEKTSIKGRFLPPHCPVTVCARMHSEDGDLWEAFAHYNTKEDGTVNLSRDHSVGGSYLGCEPMGLFWGLQPAPGAREGLRLRKKNVETPYVVHMSLLEGHVSPSEGQSNELAAVTTERWYIAPGVRRREIRQNGVVGTLFLPPGPGPFPAILDLWGMGGGLIEYRSALFASRGYASLSLAYIGHKELPGPQNSVNVGDSYFKSAFHLLQDHRQVCADRIGIVGLSFGTYLTLRIATQTGVKPSCLICINGPVGSTVKLSDADGRTGHFEGDQKYWTYDDQGHVSFRDISLPANLSPESKVKLENLACPLMYIVGEDDLSCRSIENANVIEETLRATNKSHLFTRLSYPGAGHLIEPPYSPNSRTSLWSVKPQKLITLWGGHLAAHAAAQEDAWKKILDFMENNLRR, encoded by the exons ATGCTGAGATCACACATGAGTGTAACAACAATACAGCAGCTCATGGAACTGAAGATAATACCATGCCTCAGTTTACACAGGAAACTGGCATGTTTGCCTCATGCACTGG GTGCAGTTCGGTGGTGGAGCAGCTACAGACCAGCCCCTGTGTTGACAGCTACTCCGGTTCGTGCCCTCATAGATGAAAAGACCAGCATTAAAGGGCGTTTCCTGCCCCCGCACTGTCCAGTTACAGTGTGTGCACGAATGCATAGTGAGGATGGCGACCTGTGGGAGGCGTTCGCCCAttataatacaaaagaagaTGGCACTGTCAACT tGAGTAGAGATCATTCAGTCGGAGGTTCATATTTGGGCTGTGAGCCCATGGGACTATTCTGGGGACTGCAGCCGGCTCCTGGAGCAAGAGAGGGTTTGAG ATTGAGGAAGAAAAACGTGGAGACTCCATACGTAGTGCACATGTCCTTACTGGAGGGACACGTGTCACCCAGTGAGGGACAGAGCAATGAGCTGGCTGCTGTAACTACTGAGCGCTGGTACATAGCACCAGGcgtgaggagaagagagattCGTCAGAATGGAGTTGTGGGGACGTTGTTCCTACCCCCTG GTCCGGGCCCATTTCCAGCCATTTTGGACCTGTGGGGAATGGGCGGAGGACTGATAGAGTACCGCTCTGCCCTGTTTGCATCCAGAGGCTATGCCAGCCTGTCGCTTGCCTACATCGGGCACAAAGAATTACCGGGCCCACAAAACAGTGTCAATGTTGGTGATTCATATTTCAAG TCAGCCTTCCACCTGCTTCAAGATCATCGTCAGGTCTGTGCCGACAGAATTGGGATCGTCGGCCTGTCGTTTGGAACCTACCTAACTCTTCGAATTGCCACTCAGACTGGTGTCAAA CCATCCTGTTTGATTTGTATCAATGGGCCAGTAGGAAGTACCGTGAAGCTCTCAGATGCAGACGGCAGGACAGGACACTTTGAAGG TGACCAGAAATACTGGACGTATGATGATCAAGGCCATGTCAGTTTCAGAGACATCTCCTTGCCTGCTAACCTTTCCCCAGAGAGCAAAGTGAAG cttGAGAACCTCGCCTGCCCATTAATGTACATAGTTGGAGAAGACGACCTGAGCTGTCGGAGCATAGAGAATGCAAACGTG ATCGAAGAGACCCTGAGGGCTACGAATAAATCTCACTTGTTCACTCGTTTGTCATACCCCGGTGCTGGTCACCTGATTGAGCCGCCTTACTCTCCAAATTCAAGAACGTCCCTGTGGAGCGTCAAACCACAGAAAC TGATCACTCTGTGGGGAGGTCATCTTGCAGCCCACGCTGCTGCCCAGGAAGATGCCTGGAAGAAGATCCTGGATTTTATGGAAAACAATCTGAGACGCTGA